The Nerophis ophidion isolate RoL-2023_Sa linkage group LG07, RoL_Noph_v1.0, whole genome shotgun sequence genome contains a region encoding:
- the selenom gene encoding selenoprotein M, translating into MWLLVLFGVLRYVSSYEVNVNKMDGLARARVESCGGUQLNRLREVKAFVVQDIPLYHNLVMKHIPGADPELVLLNHYYEELDRIALSDMTRSEINELLAKLGFYKKAEADEEVPEEFRFSPAKDSPFEKEPAAHNPASENTSSSSSSEPDSEAKHTDL; encoded by the exons ATGTGGCTTCTTGTGCTGTTCGGTGTTCTTCGGTACGTGTCGTCCTACGAGGTGAACGTCAACAAGATGGACGGGCTGGCTCGAGCCAGAGTGGAG TCGTGTGGTGGATGACAACTGAACAGACTCAGGGAG GTCAAAGCCTTTGTGGTCCAGGACATTCCTCTTTA CCATAACCTGGTGATGAAACACATTCCTGGGGCCGACCCTGAACTTGTCCTCCTCAATCATTACTACGAGGAGCTGGAT AGGATCGCTTTGTCTGACATGACCCGCTCTGAGATCAATGAGCTGCTGGCCAAGTTGGGCTTCTACAAGAAGGCCGAGGCAGACGAGGAGGTCCCGGAAGAGTTCCGCTTCTCCCCCGCCAAAGACAGCCCGTTCGAAAAGGAGCCGGCAGCACACAATCCCGCCAGTGAGAacacatcctcctcctcctcctcagaaCCCGACTCTGAGGCCAAACACACGGACCTCTAA